A window of the Henckelia pumila isolate YLH828 chromosome 3, ASM3356847v2, whole genome shotgun sequence genome harbors these coding sequences:
- the LOC140891947 gene encoding uncharacterized protein, with product MGGGMETHKNRWIEDWSTARENLEHNFRWTRRNFALVGIFGIALPVLVYKGIVREFHMQDEDAGRPYRKFGFL from the exons ATGGGGGGAGGAATGGAAACGCACAAGAACCGTTGGATCGAGGACTGGTCGACGGCGAGGGAGAATCTGGAGCACAATTTCCGCTGGACGCGCCGCAATTTTGCACTCGTGGGGATATTCGGCATCGCTCTACCCGTCCTCGTCTACAAGGGCATCGTCCGGGAATTC CATATGCAAGATGAGGACGCAGGAAGGCCATATAGGAAATTCGGATTCCTGTAA
- the LOC140892572 gene encoding uncharacterized protein isoform X2: protein MVETPKGWRSEQVAAMPSSSGRRHIGNTAALIPFNSGRALPSKWDDAERWIKSPVSGHKAVTAEAPQRQPKSKSGPLGSSGLVRSSNYSPTLGAEIAKNFVGNSMSNGFSNFDAGIGVQVSPLYSENAIARSTSVPGLSNFLGETSVLSSQEVGLDDGTKEEDAPTQMSPEGSVNSSSKRTFLYSILNSSSSCPNTNPGAEDEIRDVQVDKSTSTGQESKQQGQRNMEKLKNVQVKLLKEAAKISAWENLQQAKADAAIQKLEMKLEKKRSVSMDKILNKLRAAQMKAEAMRNSVLSERNENRTRRNSFIGNSCGLFVNFPSLIAREDSP, encoded by the exons ATGGTAGAAACTCCCAAAGGTTGGAGGTCAGAGCAAGTAGCAGCGATGCCAAGTAGCAGTGGTCGGAGGCATATTGGTAATACTGCTGCTTTGATACCCTTTAATAGTGGAAGGGCATTGCCTTCCAAATGGGATGATGCTGAGAGATGGATTAAGAGCCCAGTTTCGGGCCACAAGGCAGTAACTGCTGAGGCGCCGCAGAGGCAGCCAAAATCCAAGAGTGGCCCTTTGGGATCTTCAGGACTAGTCCGCTCATCAAACTATTCACCTACATTGGGAGCCGAGATTGCGAAGAACTTCGTGGGGAATTCAATGTCCAACGGATTTTCCAATTTTGATGCTGGAATTGGAGTACAAGTCAGTCCATTATATAGTGAAAATGCTATTGCTAGAAGTACTAGTGTGCCTGGTTTGTCAAACTTTCTTGGTGAAACTTCAGTTCTTAGTTCTCAAG AAGTTGGCCTTGATGATGGCACCAAGGAAGAAGATGCACCGACACAAATGAGTCCTGAAGGAAGTGTTAATTCGTCTTCCAAACGAACGTTTTTGTATTCCATTTTAAATTCCTCTTCGTCGTGTCCAAACACGAATCCTGGAGCTGAAGATGAAATCCGAGATGTGCAGGTAGACAAAAGCACCAGTACAGGCCAGGAGTCCAAGCAACAAGGACAAAGAAATATGGAGAAATTAAAGAATGTTCAAGTGAA GTTGCTAAAAGAAGCAGCCAAGATAAGTGCTTGGGAGAATTTGCAGCAGGCTAAAGCAGATGCTGCAATTCAAAAACTGGAG ATGAAACTAGAAAAGAAGAGATCGGTATCCATGGATAAAATCTTGAACAAGCTCAGAGCCGCTCAGATGAAAGCTGAGGCCATGAGAAACTCAGTGCTGTCAGAAAGAAATGAAAATCGAACCCGAAGAAATTCGTTCATAGGAAATTCCTGCGGCCTTTTTGTGAATTTTCCTTCTCTCATTGCCCGC
- the LOC140892572 gene encoding uncharacterized protein isoform X1: MVETPKGWRSEQVAAMPSSSGRRHIGNTAALIPFNSGRALPSKWDDAERWIKSPVSGHKAVTAEAPQRQPKSKSGPLGSSGLVRSSNYSPTLGAEIAKNFVGNSMSNGFSNFDAGIGVQVSPLYSENAIARSTSVPGLSNFLGETSVLSSQEVGLDDGTKEEDAPTQMSPEGSVNSSSKRTFLYSILNSSSSCPNTNPGAEDEIRDVQVDKSTSTGQESKQQGQRNMEKLKNVQVKLLKEAAKISAWENLQQAKADAAIQKLEPLHEKAEQSHWPDTKNMKLEKKRSVSMDKILNKLRAAQMKAEAMRNSVLSERNENRTRRNSFIGNSCGLFVNFPSLIAREDSP; the protein is encoded by the exons ATGGTAGAAACTCCCAAAGGTTGGAGGTCAGAGCAAGTAGCAGCGATGCCAAGTAGCAGTGGTCGGAGGCATATTGGTAATACTGCTGCTTTGATACCCTTTAATAGTGGAAGGGCATTGCCTTCCAAATGGGATGATGCTGAGAGATGGATTAAGAGCCCAGTTTCGGGCCACAAGGCAGTAACTGCTGAGGCGCCGCAGAGGCAGCCAAAATCCAAGAGTGGCCCTTTGGGATCTTCAGGACTAGTCCGCTCATCAAACTATTCACCTACATTGGGAGCCGAGATTGCGAAGAACTTCGTGGGGAATTCAATGTCCAACGGATTTTCCAATTTTGATGCTGGAATTGGAGTACAAGTCAGTCCATTATATAGTGAAAATGCTATTGCTAGAAGTACTAGTGTGCCTGGTTTGTCAAACTTTCTTGGTGAAACTTCAGTTCTTAGTTCTCAAG AAGTTGGCCTTGATGATGGCACCAAGGAAGAAGATGCACCGACACAAATGAGTCCTGAAGGAAGTGTTAATTCGTCTTCCAAACGAACGTTTTTGTATTCCATTTTAAATTCCTCTTCGTCGTGTCCAAACACGAATCCTGGAGCTGAAGATGAAATCCGAGATGTGCAGGTAGACAAAAGCACCAGTACAGGCCAGGAGTCCAAGCAACAAGGACAAAGAAATATGGAGAAATTAAAGAATGTTCAAGTGAA GTTGCTAAAAGAAGCAGCCAAGATAAGTGCTTGGGAGAATTTGCAGCAGGCTAAAGCAGATGCTGCAATTCAAAAACTGGAG CCTCTACATGAGAAAGCAGAGCAATCACACTGGCCTGATACTAAAAAT ATGAAACTAGAAAAGAAGAGATCGGTATCCATGGATAAAATCTTGAACAAGCTCAGAGCCGCTCAGATGAAAGCTGAGGCCATGAGAAACTCAGTGCTGTCAGAAAGAAATGAAAATCGAACCCGAAGAAATTCGTTCATAGGAAATTCCTGCGGCCTTTTTGTGAATTTTCCTTCTCTCATTGCCCGC
- the LOC140892275 gene encoding glycine-rich domain-containing protein 1-like, producing MEMEWKAAQSIEISVDLVSAAKGQLRFLTAVDRKCWLYEGRGLKRAIIRYNTCWLPLLAKHSESPLCEGPSLVVPLDCEWIWHCHRVNPVLHKSDCEKFYGRILDNSNVVSTVGGTLIKTSEEICKNLYPDEPFELDLADTLNDNSNVQQLGGEKCTMYDLVHSSAYVGKKSKNQSNPETVAAFRNEKRQ from the exons ATGGAGATGGAGTGGAAAGCAGCGCAGAGCATTGAAATTAGCGTAGATCTTGTATCTGCGGCAAAAGGTCAGCTCCGGTTTCTTACGGCCGTGGATAGAAAGTGTTGGCTTTATGAAGGGCGGGGTCTCAAAAGGGCCATTATCAG GTATAATACTTGTTGGCTTCCTTTGCTGGCAAAACATTCTGAATCTCCACTGTGTGAAGGCCCATCATTGGTGGTTCCATTAGACTGCGAATGGATTTGGCATTGCCACAGGGTAAATCCA GTCTTGCACAAATCTGACTGTGAGAAGTTCTATGGGAGAATTCTGGACAATTCTAATGTTGTTTCTACTGTGGGAGGAACTTTGATCAAGACATcagaagaaatttgtaagaatTTATACCCAGATGAGCCCTTTGAATTGGATCTAGCTGACACTCTGAACGACAATTCAAATGTACAACAACTTGGAGGCGAAAAGTGCACCATGTATGATCTAGTGCACTCGTCAGCTTATG TGGGGAAGAAGtcaaaaaatcaatcaaatcctGAAACAGTAGCTGCATTTAGAAATGAGAAGAGACAATAA